A single genomic interval of Littorina saxatilis isolate snail1 linkage group LG17, US_GU_Lsax_2.0, whole genome shotgun sequence harbors:
- the LOC138952759 gene encoding signal recognition particle 14 kDa protein-like: MLLENDAFLLELTKLFQKAKSSGSVSLTMKRFDGHNKPRPRNGSLQEPNEYKCILRAALGNRKISTVINHKDVTKFQMAYGNLLKANIDGLKKKDKKTAKGKKKSKATG, from the exons ATGTTGCTCGAAAATGACGCA TTTCTGCTGGAGCTCACAAAGCTCTTCCAGAAGGCCAAATCTTCTGGATCTGTGTCGCTTACCATGAAGAGat TTGATGGTCACAACAAACCAAGGCCGAGGAATGGATCCCTCCAAGAACCGAATGAATACAAGTGTATTCTACGGGCAGCTTTGGGCAATCGGAAAATCTCCACAGTG ATTAACCATAAGGATGTGACCAAGTTCCAGATG GCTTATGGAAACttgttaaaggccaacatcgaTGGACTGAAGAAAAAGGACAAGAAAACAGCGAAAGGCAAAAAGAAGTCAAAAGCAACTGGGTAG